A genomic window from Alkalihalobacillus sp. AL-G includes:
- the tatC gene encoding twin-arginine translocase subunit TatC has translation MTDKQMSLQYHIEELRKRILIVILVFLVAFISGFFLAMPLIQFLQETPEAAGLELNVFNITDPINVFLDFAFLIGLLLTSPVALYQLWGFVSPGLLERERKATLAYIPMTFILFIVGIAFSYYIVFPFVIDFMNGLAEVLGVEEEYGINEYFQFLFRMTLPFGILFQFPIVVMFLTRLGILTPDLLGQIRKYSYFVLIVIAGLITPPEIISHLMVTVPLIILYEMSILISRVAYRKTLKAAEEAEADEETEQ, from the coding sequence ATGACGGACAAACAGATGTCACTGCAATACCATATAGAAGAATTACGGAAACGAATCCTGATCGTCATACTAGTATTTCTCGTAGCATTCATATCAGGTTTTTTCCTAGCGATGCCGTTGATTCAGTTTTTACAAGAAACACCGGAAGCAGCCGGGCTGGAACTGAATGTTTTTAATATCACCGATCCGATCAACGTCTTTTTGGACTTTGCCTTTCTGATCGGATTATTACTTACCTCTCCAGTCGCTTTATATCAATTGTGGGGATTCGTGAGCCCAGGGTTATTGGAGCGGGAACGGAAAGCTACTTTGGCGTATATCCCGATGACATTTATTTTGTTTATCGTCGGTATCGCATTTTCGTATTATATTGTGTTTCCGTTTGTGATTGATTTTATGAACGGACTGGCTGAAGTGCTTGGGGTCGAAGAGGAATACGGAATCAACGAATATTTTCAATTTTTATTTCGGATGACCTTACCATTTGGGATTTTGTTTCAATTTCCGATTGTTGTCATGTTTTTGACGCGATTAGGGATTTTGACACCAGACCTGCTTGGGCAGATCCGTAAATACTCGTATTTTGTTTTGATCGTCATCGCAGGCTTGATCACACCACCAGAAATCATTTCACATTTGATGGTGACCGTACCGTTGATTATCCTGTATGAAATGAGTATTTTGATTTCGCGTGTTGCGTACCGGAAGACGTTAAAGGCAGCAGAAGAAGCGGAAGCAGATGAAGAAACTGAACAATAA
- a CDS encoding redox-sensing transcriptional repressor Rex has product MSVEEHKIPQATAKRLPLYYRFLKNLSASGKQRVSSSELSEAVKVDSATIRRDFSYFGALGKKGYGYNVNYLLTFFRKTLDQDEVTRVMLIGVGNLGTALLNYNFLKGDNTRIEMAFDVDDSKVGTTISGVPVYHLDSMKKHAAKDVSAAILTVPAPHAQVVADQLVEIGIKGILNFTPARLTVPEHIRVHHIDLAVELQSLIYFLKHYPLES; this is encoded by the coding sequence ATGAGCGTTGAAGAGCATAAAATTCCGCAAGCGACAGCAAAACGTTTGCCACTCTATTACCGGTTTTTAAAAAATCTTTCCGCGTCAGGAAAGCAGCGCGTTTCTTCATCAGAATTAAGTGAGGCGGTCAAAGTTGACTCCGCCACGATTCGAAGAGACTTCTCCTATTTTGGAGCATTAGGGAAAAAGGGTTATGGCTATAATGTAAACTACTTGCTTACCTTTTTCAGAAAGACGCTCGATCAGGATGAAGTCACACGGGTCATGCTGATTGGTGTCGGGAATCTCGGAACGGCACTGCTCAATTATAATTTTCTTAAAGGTGATAATACGAGAATCGAAATGGCGTTTGATGTCGATGATAGCAAAGTAGGAACAACGATCAGCGGAGTCCCCGTCTATCATCTCGACAGCATGAAAAAGCATGCAGCCAAGGACGTATCAGCTGCGATTTTGACGGTACCTGCCCCACATGCTCAGGTGGTTGCGGACCAGCTTGTTGAAATTGGGATCAAAGGGATTCTGAATTTCACTCCTGCGCGACTGACTGTGCCAGAGCATATTCGGGTCCATCACATCGATCTCGCCGTTGAACTGCAATCGCTGATTTACTTTTTAAAACATTATCCGCTTGAATCATAA
- a CDS encoding twin-arginine translocase TatA/TatE family subunit, translating to MGLGAGSIILIAIVALLLFGPKKLPELGKAAGKTLREFKNATNGLVDDDDDDKEKKNKKTEQQ from the coding sequence ATGGGATTAGGTGCAGGAAGTATTATTTTAATCGCAATCGTTGCATTGTTGCTGTTCGGTCCGAAAAAGCTGCCTGAGCTTGGAAAAGCTGCGGGTAAAACGTTGCGCGAATTCAAAAACGCAACGAATGGACTTGTAGACGACGATGATGATGACAAAGAGAAGAAGAACAAGAAGACGGAACAGCAGTAG
- a CDS encoding DUF4305 domain-containing protein, with the protein MRFSPTFWIYAYFVLGIIFTYLAIYYAQEDGIWSFWPLINMALAAYDFFNAFRMIELRKKIRNIKK; encoded by the coding sequence ATGAGATTTTCACCTACATTTTGGATTTATGCCTATTTCGTTCTTGGAATTATCTTTACTTATTTAGCCATATACTACGCTCAAGAGGATGGGATTTGGTCATTTTGGCCGCTTATTAATATGGCTCTTGCTGCGTACGACTTTTTCAATGCCTTCCGGATGATCGAGTTACGAAAAAAAATACGTAATATAAAGAAGTAG
- the moaC gene encoding cyclic pyranopterin monophosphate synthase MoaC: MGEFTHFNEQGRAKMVDISDKEATVRTARVQSRVIVTKEIYEAIQGGNVQKGDVLSVAQVAGIMAAKKTPDIVPMCHPLPLKAIDISFDWNIGESYELLIEAFVKTKGNTGVEMEALTAASAVALTVYDMCKAIDKGMVLGPTYLLEKQGGRSGDYRKV, translated from the coding sequence ATGGGCGAATTCACACATTTCAATGAGCAGGGCAGGGCAAAAATGGTCGATATTTCAGACAAGGAAGCTACCGTCCGAACCGCACGTGTACAAAGCCGTGTTATCGTGACAAAAGAAATCTATGAAGCGATTCAAGGCGGGAACGTGCAAAAAGGAGATGTATTATCTGTTGCCCAGGTTGCCGGAATCATGGCGGCCAAAAAAACCCCTGATATCGTCCCGATGTGTCATCCATTGCCGCTGAAAGCCATCGATATCTCATTTGATTGGAATATCGGTGAATCCTACGAGTTACTGATTGAAGCCTTTGTGAAAACGAAGGGGAATACGGGTGTTGAAATGGAAGCGTTGACGGCAGCATCAGCCGTTGCTCTTACCGTTTACGATATGTGCAAGGCTATCGATAAGGGGATGGTCCTTGGTCCTACTTATCTTTTAGAAAAACAAGGTGGAAGAAGCGGTGATTACCGCAAAGTGTAG